Below is a window of Bacteroidota bacterium DNA.
ACAGAAAATCAGATAATTGATTTCCTGCATATAAAAACAATCCAAACATGATTGAGATAGGAAATGCATGACCCCAGAATGTCAGGTGCCAGGTTGCAATGACAGCTTCAAGAACAAAGGCTGTTAGTAAAGTTGTAATAAAAGTGACAATCATTGCTTTTATCCACCCTTCTTGAAGATCTTCTTCTTTGAGATGCTGAAGTTTCATCCATGGTTTTGCAAATAAAAGTGGTGAATACCAAAGAGCTCCAAGTGCAAAGCCGGCTATGGCTGCTACAAATACCGAAAGCCAATTAAAGCCGCCAAAATTAATAATACATTGGTCCATAATAGTTGATTTAGTTTGTAAATAGATATGATTATCAAACAATAATACAAAAATTATTGAACCACCGCAATAGCTTCAATCTCAACCAACAAACCCGGGTCAATCAGAGAACTGACTTGAACCATAGTAGCAACAGGTTTGATATCCTTAAAAAATTCACCATGTGCTCGTCCAATTTCTTCCCAATTTGAAATATCAGTGACAAACATGCGAGTGCAAACAACATTTTTAAGCTGACCACCTGCTTCAATAATTGCAGCTTCGATTTTTTTAAGGATATAAATGGATTGAGTATAAGGATCATTAATCCCAACAATACTATTATCCGAATGGGCGGTAGTTCCGGCAATAAAAATCATATTGCCTGCTCGAACCGCTCTTGAATATCCTACTATGTTCTCCCATTTACCACCTGAAGAAATATTTTTTCTATCCATTCCAGACTCCATTTAATTGAAACTTAAGTCAATTTGAAAATTATGCAGTAAATAAATTTTTTGGATGATGGTAATTATTTCAGAAATAAACACTTAAGAACTTTAAGCTTATTTTATTTTATTTTTGAACT
It encodes the following:
- a CDS encoding DUF1761 domain-containing protein, encoding MDQCIINFGGFNWLSVFVAAIAGFALGALWYSPLLFAKPWMKLQHLKEEDLQEGWIKAMIVTFITTLLTAFVLEAVIATWHLTFWGHAFPISIMFGLFLYAGNQLSDFLYSRRPLKLFWIVAMYRFVMILVMSIILILWQ
- a CDS encoding RidA family protein, whose translation is MDRKNISSGGKWENIVGYSRAVRAGNMIFIAGTTAHSDNSIVGINDPYTQSIYILKKIEAAIIEAGGQLKNVVCTRMFVTDISNWEEIGRAHGEFFKDIKPVATMVQVSSLIDPGLLVEIEAIAVVQ